The Bifidobacterium sp. WK012_4_13 genome contains the following window.
CATTCTCGTCAGAATTCATGCAATTTCAGTGAATCCGGTGGATACCAAGATACGCGCTTCGGCGAATGCTACTTCGCCGTCTTCGTCTCCTCTGATCCTAGGGTGGGACGCAGTCGGTGAAGTGGTCGAAACGGGACCGGATGCAAGTTTCTTCAGTGTCGGCGACCGTGTCTGGTACGCCGGAGACGTGACGAGGCAGGGGTCCTACGCAGCGTATGAGCTTGTGGATGAAAGAATCGTGGGGCATGCTCCTGCGACGCTTGATGACGCACATGCCGCAGCGATGCCTTTGACGGGAATCACCGCCTGGGAGGCGTTGTTCGACAAGCTCCGGGTGGACCGCACACCCGCGTCCAACGACGGCGGAGACGATCGGCAGTCCCTTCTTGTCGTCGGTGCGGCTGGTGGGGTCGGGTCCATGGTGATCCAGCTTGCGCATGCGCTGACATCGTTGAGAATCATAGCCTTGGCATCACGAGAAGAATCCAGGAGATGGGCGCTTGACATGGGTGCCGATGACGTCGTCGACTATCGTGACGACGATGTGGCCGCGAAGATACAGGACATTGCCCCCAATGGCATCGACTGGGCTTTCAGCGCATACAGCAAGGGCAACATCGGGCTTTTCAACGCCGTGATGAGGCCCTTCGGCGAGATCGTCGCCATCGACGATGAAAAGAACCTTGATTGGTATTCCCTCAAGGACAAGGCGCTCTCGTGGCACTGGGAATTCATGTTTGCAAGGCCGAAGCATCACGCCGACGATATGATTCGGCAGCATGACATATTGGAGAAGATCGCAGAGCTTGTGGATTCGGGGGCCGTACGCAGCACGATGACGATGAATCTCAGCCCTGTCGATGCTGGCACGCTTCGCAAGGCGCATGGCATGGTGGAAGGCGGGCACATGGTGGGCAAGGTCACCCTGTCCCGTGACGATCGAGTTCGCTGACTCATCGGAACAGAGGGCGAGACTCATACGGGCATATGGAAATATAGATGGACACCCTTACCATTGGATAAACCCTGCTGCCATGCATGTGTGCGGAACGTCACTGAGCTCTAAGGAAGTGCTGAGATGAATACTCGAAACAAGAGGGCCGTGCAACACCGTCCTGAGACCTTGGCAAAGCGCGAGGAGATTCTCAAGGTGGCCGCATTGATGTTCGGCGAGAAAGGGACAAGCAACACCACGCTGCAGGACATCGCCGGACAGGTCGGCATGACGCACGCAGGCGTGCTGCATTACTTTGGCAGCAAGAAGGGGTTGCTGCTCGAAGTGCTGAAATATCGCGACAACCAGGATGTCGCCGATCTCGAAGGCAAACGCATGCCTGGGGGACTCGACGCCTTCCGACACTTGATCAAGACCGCCGAAGAGAATATGAAGCGATCCGGAATCGTTCAGACCTATCTGATCCTCTCCTCAGAATCGGTGACCGAAGGCAACCTCGGCAAGGACTATTTCTTCTCACGCTACAGCTGTCTGCGTGCCGAGCTGAGTGAGGCCCTGGGCAAGGTCCTCGTCGGTGAACAGGGCAGTCTGAGTGACAGTGATCGTACGGCCATCGAGGACGCCGTCGCAGGCATCCTCGCAGCGATGGATGGTTTGCAGCTGCAGTGGCTGCTCGATCCGGAACACGTGAATCTGGCGCGTGCGTCGCGCTTCATCATCGAGACGGCCGTATCGGCGGTCATCGATCCGCACGAGAACTGTCTGGACAGGAATCGCTGAGGCGTCCCTTTCGCATCTGCGTCACCGTTCATGGAGCACCGCGCACCTTATATTCCTTGGACCGTTCGAGGCTTTCTTCTGGATATGGAAGGGGGGTGTCGGCAACGCTTGAGATCGTTGCCGACACCCCCCTTCCATCCCCTCATGCGGTCATCAGCTTTTCAGCGACTCACCCCAGCGCGTTCTAGGATCGAACACGGCAGTTGCCAGAGTCGTGTCTGACTGTCCGTAATATGCAAACCACAGATCGTGGAAATGCACGAGCCCTTCCACGAATGTCACATTCGGTATCAGACCGTTGACCTCCTCGAAGGTCTGTGGGTGAAGCCAGGGCGTCGTCATTCTTGCCAGCACCTCACGAGGATTGTCGGGGTCGATGACGAACTGGCCGCATCGATAGTCGACATCGTATTTTCCATCGGGACGGGTCTGTCTGGTGGCTCCGTTGGCGAGGAACAGGAGCAGTCCGTTTGAAGTCAGCACTGGGGGTGCGCCTATCTCGACCAAATTCGCATCGAATGAATGCTCCATCGGTCGGTAGATCGGCTCCTTGTCCGTGGTTCCCGGAGTCCAATGAAGCAAGTCATCGCTGGTCGCCCAATAGATGCTGCCTTCGCCGAAATACATCCACCACTTGCCCTCGATTCTGAAGGGAAGGATCACGCCTGCCTTGTTCCAATTGCCTCCGGTCGGGGAGTCTGTGACGGCAAAGGTGTCGAAGTCTTCAAACAGCGGACCGTGCTTGGTCCAGTCGTGCAAATCCGTTGAAGTCGCAAGACAGAGCCGAGCCCGCTCTCGATCCCAACCCGTATAGGTCAGATAGTATGTGCCATCTATCGCTGTGATTCTTGGATCTTCGCAGCCGTATCTTTCATAGTCCTCGCTGGGTGAAAGCACGGGAGACGACTCACGCTCGAAAGAGTATCCATCCTTGCTGTGTGCAATCCCGATGTGCGAAACGATGTCGTCCGCATGCGCTCGATACAGCAGCACCACCTCGTCATCCACGACCAAGGCCGCCGGATTATAGAGGTTTGCAGATTCCCATGATCCGCCCAGCGGCGTCAGGATCGGATTGTTCTCATAAGGAACGAACGGTCCAAGCGGAAATGTTGCGTCTTTGAAAAAGCTGGTTCCAACCATTAGTAAATAAGTCCTTTCGAAATTCCCCATCCACAGGAGCGGAAGGGCTGCTGCCTTGTAGCGATTCCCGATGCCTTCATCCCTTCA
Protein-coding sequences here:
- a CDS encoding TetR/AcrR family transcriptional regulator; this encodes MNTRNKRAVQHRPETLAKREEILKVAALMFGEKGTSNTTLQDIAGQVGMTHAGVLHYFGSKKGLLLEVLKYRDNQDVADLEGKRMPGGLDAFRHLIKTAEENMKRSGIVQTYLILSSESVTEGNLGKDYFFSRYSCLRAELSEALGKVLVGEQGSLSDSDRTAIEDAVAGILAAMDGLQLQWLLDPEHVNLARASRFIIETAVSAVIDPHENCLDRNR
- a CDS encoding zinc-binding alcohol dehydrogenase family protein, encoding MAEESEMSAVVTFEGGSADNPKSLSDAMVARPKSPRGRDILVRIHAISVNPVDTKIRASANATSPSSSPLILGWDAVGEVVETGPDASFFSVGDRVWYAGDVTRQGSYAAYELVDERIVGHAPATLDDAHAAAMPLTGITAWEALFDKLRVDRTPASNDGGDDRQSLLVVGAAGGVGSMVIQLAHALTSLRIIALASREESRRWALDMGADDVVDYRDDDVAAKIQDIAPNGIDWAFSAYSKGNIGLFNAVMRPFGEIVAIDDEKNLDWYSLKDKALSWHWEFMFARPKHHADDMIRQHDILEKIAELVDSGAVRSTMTMNLSPVDAGTLRKAHGMVEGGHMVGKVTLSRDDRVR
- a CDS encoding glycoside hydrolase family 130 protein is translated as MVGTSFFKDATFPLGPFVPYENNPILTPLGGSWESANLYNPAALVVDDEVVLLYRAHADDIVSHIGIAHSKDGYSFERESSPVLSPSEDYERYGCEDPRITAIDGTYYLTYTGWDRERARLCLATSTDLHDWTKHGPLFEDFDTFAVTDSPTGGNWNKAGVILPFRIEGKWWMYFGEGSIYWATSDDLLHWTPGTTDKEPIYRPMEHSFDANLVEIGAPPVLTSNGLLLFLANGATRQTRPDGKYDVDYRCGQFVIDPDNPREVLARMTTPWLHPQTFEEVNGLIPNVTFVEGLVHFHDLWFAYYGQSDTTLATAVFDPRTRWGESLKS